One Candidatus Thermoplasmatota archaeon genomic window carries:
- a CDS encoding GTP-binding protein, which yields MSSAQGEFEPLPQSDETRKLKICLIGDVGVGKTSLIRRFVLDAFDDKYIATIGTKVTKKEIEVKDPKTGAPQRVILLAWDIMGQPSFREVLREAYFYGVEGSLAVCDVTSKESLGELRYWIKAMTSTTGKVPIVFLGNKCDLREETRVPFQDLEVFAKKHDSPAMLTSAKTGYNVEQAFSTLVEMMLYPK from the coding sequence ATGTCGTCGGCACAAGGAGAGTTCGAACCATTGCCCCAGAGCGATGAGACAAGGAAACTGAAGATCTGTCTGATCGGCGACGTTGGAGTCGGCAAGACGAGTCTCATACGACGCTTCGTTCTCGATGCCTTCGATGACAAGTACATTGCGACGATTGGAACGAAGGTGACGAAGAAGGAGATCGAGGTCAAGGACCCAAAGACCGGCGCCCCTCAGCGAGTGATTCTGCTCGCCTGGGACATCATGGGCCAGCCGAGTTTCAGAGAGGTCCTGCGAGAGGCGTATTTCTACGGGGTCGAGGGTTCGCTTGCAGTATGTGATGTCACCAGCAAGGAGAGCTTGGGCGAGCTCAGGTACTGGATCAAGGCGATGACATCGACTACCGGGAAGGTGCCAATTGTTTTCCTGGGGAACAAGTGCGACCTTCGGGAGGAGACGCGCGTGCCGTTCCAGGACCTTGAGGTATTTGCGAAGAAGCACGATTCTCCGGCAATGCTCACATCCGCGAAGACTGGTTACAATGTGGAGCAGGCCTTCTCAACGCTTGTCGAGATGATGTTGTACCCGAAATGA
- a CDS encoding amidohydrolase, with protein MNLRHASAVYYNCKAYTFDRFKKSARAIAVDDGRIVGVGGDYEIKRNAPRGSDKYDLRGKIVVPGFIDCHTHFIQMGVDSRNVDLSKTKSFGEALALIREAARRIPDDEWVIATNWKESGWVDGRFITRKDLDDCCPGHPCVAHRVCGHMSTINSKAISELCIDAKTHDACVDSSGRLTGVLKESAVAITRAATAPDIAKKTKGLAAATRMAHSLGVTSINDNGESEDFEVYRVAERNGKLRVRVWFNTPSGNLDSMLKMGLSTGIGSDFLMLGGLKIFCDGALGARTAALSEEYSDDRGNKGMLVQPMSDLDDLVRRANEADIQLAIHAIGDVGIDVTIQSLASALAKSPKKDHRHRIEHLELPTAEHLKEMRKLGLIASMQPNFIGEWGGTDGTYLSRLGAKRTARNNPLKEVLASKVRLVFGSDCMPLSPLYGIHSAVNAPHPAQKISALEAFAAYTRDAASASFSEGAKGMLTQGKLADFVVLSDNPFESPSKISSMRVLKTVVGGDVVYERPRARSRCWDE; from the coding sequence ATGAACTTGAGACACGCTAGCGCAGTGTACTACAACTGCAAGGCTTACACATTCGATCGTTTCAAGAAGTCCGCTCGTGCGATCGCTGTCGATGACGGCAGGATCGTCGGCGTTGGCGGAGATTACGAGATCAAGAGGAATGCCCCAAGGGGCAGCGACAAGTACGATCTCCGAGGCAAGATTGTAGTCCCAGGTTTCATAGACTGTCACACGCACTTCATCCAGATGGGTGTCGACTCGAGGAACGTCGATCTCTCAAAGACAAAGTCGTTTGGAGAGGCCCTGGCCCTTATTCGAGAAGCGGCTAGGCGCATCCCAGATGACGAGTGGGTTATTGCGACGAACTGGAAGGAGAGCGGGTGGGTCGATGGCAGGTTCATCACTAGAAAAGACCTGGACGATTGTTGTCCTGGACATCCCTGTGTCGCGCATCGTGTTTGCGGCCACATGTCCACAATCAACTCCAAGGCAATCTCTGAACTATGCATCGATGCCAAGACGCATGATGCGTGTGTCGACTCTTCTGGAAGGCTCACGGGTGTCCTCAAGGAAAGCGCCGTGGCCATTACTCGTGCAGCGACCGCCCCCGACATCGCAAAGAAGACCAAGGGGTTGGCTGCGGCCACCAGGATGGCGCACTCTCTCGGGGTCACTTCGATCAACGACAACGGGGAGTCCGAAGATTTCGAGGTCTACAGAGTTGCGGAGAGGAACGGTAAGCTAAGAGTCCGCGTGTGGTTCAATACTCCCTCAGGCAACTTGGATTCGATGCTTAAGATGGGCCTGTCTACCGGCATCGGCTCTGATTTCCTCATGCTGGGCGGCCTGAAGATCTTTTGCGACGGCGCACTCGGAGCAAGGACGGCCGCTCTATCAGAGGAATACAGCGATGACAGGGGGAACAAAGGGATGCTCGTTCAGCCGATGTCCGATCTAGATGACCTCGTTAGAAGGGCAAACGAGGCCGACATACAACTCGCGATCCACGCCATAGGCGATGTGGGAATCGACGTGACGATCCAGTCCCTTGCGTCAGCACTCGCGAAATCCCCCAAGAAAGATCACAGGCACAGGATCGAGCATCTGGAGTTGCCGACCGCGGAGCATTTGAAGGAAATGCGGAAGCTGGGACTGATTGCATCTATGCAGCCGAACTTCATCGGTGAGTGGGGAGGCACCGACGGGACGTACCTCTCGCGGCTTGGTGCGAAGCGCACCGCCAGAAACAACCCGCTCAAAGAAGTCCTAGCGTCGAAGGTTAGGCTGGTCTTCGGCTCGGACTGCATGCCGCTCTCGCCGTTGTACGGCATTCACTCGGCAGTCAATGCACCGCATCCGGCGCAGAAGATATCAGCTCTTGAGGCGTTTGCGGCGTACACGAGGGATGCAGCCTCCGCATCTTTCAGCGAGGGTGCGAAAGGGATGCTCACGCAAGGCAAGCTAGCGGATTTCGTCGTGCTCTCTGACAATCCGTTCGAGAGCCCTTCGAAGATATCCTCAATGCGAGTCTTGAAGACCGTCGTCGGTGGCGATGTGGTCTATGAGAGGCCGCGAGCCAGGAGTCGATGCTGGGATGAATGA